One Buchnera aphidicola (Anoecia corni) genomic region harbors:
- the rpsO gene encoding 30S ribosomal protein S15, with translation MSITARKKQQIITQFGKNEKDSGRSIVQVALLTERINQLQNHFSLHKKDHSGRRGLIKIISYRRKLLKYLKINYLDQYHLIINKLSLRH, from the coding sequence ATGTCAATAACAGCTAGAAAAAAACAACAAATTATCACACAATTTGGAAAAAATGAAAAAGATAGTGGACGTTCAATAGTTCAAGTAGCTTTATTAACTGAAAGAATAAATCAACTGCAAAATCATTTTTCTTTACACAAAAAAGATCATTCTGGAAGAAGAGGACTTATAAAGATAATATCTTATCGTAGAAAATTACTTAAATATTTAAAAATAAATTATTTAGATCAATATCATCTAATAATTAATAAATTATCTTTACGTCACTAA
- the truB gene encoding tRNA pseudouridine(55) synthase TruB has protein sequence MSALIIYRSVNGILLLDKPCGYSSNNILQKVKKIFCAKKAGHTGSLDPIASGMLPICFGEATKIAQYLLNSNKTYHVIFKLGQSTSTFDSEGEVLLIRKINVNDQKIRKVLNQFTGYTYQIPPMYSAIKYKGKPLYFYARKNIFINRKKRLVHISDIQYINNKNNLIEIKLSCSKGTYIRSLIHDIGEKLKCGAHIVFLRRLKIAHYIESDLINFNLLQKLKNNFKNLISPSIFYKKIDRLLISIDSALYHLNEIVLNSEEERLFKNGNNIFLKKNNTFNGIIRVKSEKKKILIGIGFIKDKTVLFPKRIIF, from the coding sequence ATGTCTGCTTTAATAATATATCGATCTGTAAATGGAATATTACTTTTAGATAAACCATGTGGATATTCATCAAATAATATTTTGCAAAAAGTAAAAAAAATTTTTTGTGCTAAAAAAGCAGGACATACTGGATCTTTAGACCCGATTGCTTCAGGAATGTTACCTATTTGTTTTGGAGAAGCTACAAAAATTGCACAATATTTACTAAACTCAAATAAAACTTATCATGTAATTTTTAAATTAGGTCAAAGTACTTCAACATTTGATTCTGAAGGAGAAGTATTATTAATACGGAAAATAAACGTAAATGATCAAAAAATAAGAAAAGTTTTAAATCAATTTACTGGATATACCTATCAGATACCACCAATGTATTCAGCTATAAAATATAAAGGTAAACCATTATATTTTTACGCACGAAAAAATATTTTTATAAACAGAAAAAAAAGATTAGTACATATTAGTGATATCCAGTATATAAATAATAAGAACAATCTTATAGAAATAAAGCTTAGTTGTTCTAAAGGAACTTACATCCGTTCTTTAATTCATGATATAGGAGAAAAATTAAAATGTGGTGCTCATATAGTCTTTTTAAGAAGACTAAAAATAGCACATTATATAGAATCTGATTTAATAAATTTTAATTTACTACAAAAGTTAAAAAATAACTTTAAAAATTTAATTTCTCCTTCTATATTTTATAAGAAAATAGATAGACTTTTAATTTCAATAGACTCTGCTTTATATCATCTAAATGAAATAGTTTTAAATTCTGAAGAAGAACGTTTATTTAAGAATGGAAATAACATATTTCTAAAAAAAAATAATACTTTTAATGGAATAATAAGAGTAAAATCAGAAAAAAAAAAGATACTAATAGGTATTGGATTTATAAAAGATAAAACTGTTCTTTTTCCAAAAAGAATAATATTCTAA
- the rbfA gene encoding 30S ribosome-binding factor RbfA — MNGKHYRSIRISEILKKEISYIFLKKINDPRIINSMLTILDITLSKDLFNANVYIGFITENNKNICNKTIKIIQNCSGYVRLLLSKKIQLRIIPILNFKHDTSFSTGNYISNIINQIKKK, encoded by the coding sequence ATGAATGGAAAACATTACCGATCAATACGCATTTCAGAAATCTTAAAAAAAGAAATTTCTTATATTTTTTTAAAAAAAATTAACGATCCACGAATTATAAATTCTATGTTAACTATTTTAGATATAACACTGTCAAAAGACTTATTTAATGCTAATGTATATATTGGTTTTATAACAGAAAATAATAAAAACATTTGCAATAAAACTATTAAAATAATTCAAAATTGTTCTGGATATGTTAGATTATTACTATCAAAAAAAATACAATTAAGAATCATTCCAATATTGAATTTTAAACACGATACTTCTTTTTCAACAGGTAATTACATTAGCAATATAATAAATCAAATAAAGAAAAAATAA